Part of the Planctomycetia bacterium genome, GCCGGGCATTTCCGGAACCTTGTTCCAAGCGCCTGAGATCAAGCCTTCACTCGACGGCACGACGATCTACTTCCACTTCCCGAGCCTCGAGCCGGTGATCAAAACGGTCGAGAAGGCCGGCGGCAAGATCGTGGTCCCACGCACAAGCATCGGCGAGTTCGGATTCATGGCGAAGTTCGAAGATAGTGAAGGCAACCGCATCGGGCTGCATGAGCCACCGGCCGGAGCCCCGCCGACGAAGTAAACGGAAGCGTTTGTAAGCACACGCTGCAACCGTCCTAAGACGAGTGGGCGATGCGAGCCGAGCGTTAAGCGCGAAGCTTTCGTGCAGCTGCGTGCCCCAGGAGAGGCTCGCGTATCTCTTTTCGGCGGAGAACGCGAGCCTCTTTAGTTAGGCTTCGTTTCGGTAGCGCCGCCGGCTTTGTCTTTCATCGCTTTGAGCATTTTCGTAATCTCTTCCGGCTTGAAGGCCGCGCCGTCTTTCACGGCTTGGCCCAGGCTCGCTTGGTTCGCCGCGTCGAACGATCCCGTCGGCACGACCCGCACGGCGATCGCGATGCGCCGCGGTTGCGGATTCTTGAAGGTGAACCACAGCAAGTAGTCTTCGCCGGGTACGAGCAGCCCGCCGGTCACGCATTGCACGATGAGATACTGCGACTCTTCTCTCGACAAAGCCGGGGCGGGCATGTCGCGCATCGTGAACTTTTGCCCCTGGACGCGCATCGGAAAATCGCCGACCGGCATCACACCCCATTCGTCGATCGCATCCTCGGGCGAATTGAACGACCAGACGAGGTCGCCGTTGAGGCCCGGCGGCACCGAAAAGCGAACGGCATCGAATTGCCGCCCACGCGAGTTGAGGTTGATTCGCTGCCAGCGAACCGGCGCTTTGCCGACAAGCGGAGTCACACGCTCGTAAACGTCGGCGAACTTGCGCGCTGACGACTCGAAGCCATACTCCTGGCGATCGTACTTCGCCAGATCGTATGCCGCCTGCAGAACGGTATCTTCGGGCACCGGCGGCAGCGCGACGGGCAGAATGAGCCCGGCGAGAATGTTATGCACGCCGCGCGGCAACCGGCTGTTGTCCGGTGCTAAGCCGATGCGGTAGCCAAGCACGGCGATATCGTCGCCGACTTTCAGCGGCGGCACCGGTTGATTCGTCGGAATCGTCACGGCGACGACGTAGCCGCGCCCAGTCAGATCGACCCACAGATGCCGACGAGTCGCGGGATTGATGCGTCTGACTTTGCCGAAGAAGAACACGCCCCATTGTCCTTCGTCGAGGTTCTCCAGAGCGAAGCGATCGATCTGTTTCACTTCCGACTCGAAGTCCCATTTACGCTTGCCGAGCGATTCCTTGATCGATTTGATTTCTTCCATGTCGTAGCGGTGAATCGCCGCCAGGGTCAGCATCGTCGCGACGGCTTGCAACGAGAAGTAGTCTCCTTTCGTCGTCGGCCGCCAATCGACGGCGAGCGCGCGCTTCGCCGAGCGCGCGAGCCCGTCATGCACATCCGACTCGAGCCAGTTACTCTTATCGCCGATCCGATCGGGCACCTCGATCGGCTTGGCGGCCGAAAAGGGTTGCACGCGCACCTTGGTGAGCTTGCCTTCGGTCTCGATCACGGCACTGTTCAATTCGACGACGTGTCTCACATGCGAGGCGAACGCGAGGTTGCTTCCGGCGTTGTAGCTCCAAGTGTCGATGCCGATCACTTCGCCGGTCATCGCCAGAAGCGGCCCCCCTCCATTGCCGCCGACGACCGCCGCCGTAGTTTGCACCCATTGCTGATCGTCCGGGGCGTGCATCGACTCCGTGACGTCTTCGGGAAGCTCTTTCGTGCCGCGGATCGCGCCGATGATTCCGGTCGAGGTGGTGAAATCGAAGCCGCTAGGATGCCCGATCGCTAAAACTTCTTCACCTTGTCGCAACGTCGGATTCGCGACCGTCTGGAGCACGGTAAGCTTTTGCGGTGCGTCGTCGAGAGCGAGGAGGGCCAGGTCGCGATTGCGATCGAACGCCGCCAAGCCGCGCGCCTTGTAAGTCGTGCCGTCGCGCAGGCGAATCGTTACTCCGGAAGCTCCGGCGACGACATGGTAATTCGTTGCGACGAGCCAGAGATCGCCTTGAGGAGGCTTGTCTTCCTTTGTTACTTCCGGCTCGATCCATTGGTCGACATGCCGCCGCGCGATGATCCAGCCGCTCCCGACGTCGTACGGCTTCCCGTGCGCATCGAAGGTCGTCAGATGAACGACGCCGTTTCCTGCCGTCTGGATAAGATCGGCGACCGACATCTTGACGCGTGGCTTCTCCTTCTCGATCGGAGGAGCCGTCGACCTGGGCGCGAAGACAGGGGCCGATCCGACTTCGGCAACAGGGGGCTGCTCCGGCTGTTTGATGGGAACGATCTGCTTCATCACGACAGGCGCATCGTCTTTCGGTTTCCCGCCGAACACGATCCAACCGATGCCGAGAAGCAGAATCAGTCCCGCGGCCGTTCCCCCCCAGACCATGATCTTCTTGGCGGAAGTATCACCTGCTACCTGCACGGTGCCGGCCGCAGGAAGATCGTCCCAGAACGGGTCGGCCGTCGGTTTGACATGCGATTTCGACGGCTTCGACGTGTTGATGGGCATCGTGCTCTTCATCGCGCTGCCGCACGCGGGGCAAATCAGATCTTTCTCCAGCGACTTATCGTCGACCAGAAATCGCTTTCGACAATCGACGCATGCGACGGTGATCTGCATAATTCGTTACTTACGGAAAATCAGCGGCGACTCGCAACTTCTCACTCCATCATGCACCGAAAATCGCCCTTCGCCAGGATAACGGGACGAGCCCGGCATTTCAAAGCCGTAACGGCTTTCTACATCGAGTCCTCACGCAACCGTCGCCGTACGACCACCGAAGGCTTAGCCCGGCGCGAGTTCCGTTTGTTCGGCCATTAGTTGGTCGTATCGTTGGCGGATGCGCAGCGTATGGCGGCGATAATCGCTTAAAAGCTCTTCCGGATCTCCGTAGTCGAGCGAGCGTGCCAGTTTCGCAAGTTCGATGGCGTCGGTCGGCAGATCGTTGCGCGCGGTCAGGCTCAGCAACCGCAGCCGACTCTTGAGCGCTCGCAGAAAGCCGTAGCCTGCGGTGAAGAATTCGTAATCGGCGGCCGTCATTCGGCCCGCGGCGTAGAGCGCCCCCATCGCCGCGGCCGTGTTCGGCACGCGCAGGCTCGGGTCGTTCCCCGCATAGCGCAACTGCAGCATTTGCACGAGGAATTCGACGTCGAGCGCCGTGCCCGGCGCGCGCTTCAAGTTCTCCGGCGTAGCGTCGATCTCCAATCTGCGGCGCATCTCGCCGATCGCCGCCACGTCTTCCGGCTTCCAAACGTGATCGAACGCCGCCCGATGCACTACCTCGAGCGCTTCCACGGCCGTTCGCTTGTCGCCGTAGACGGTGCGCGCTCGGCAGAGTGATTGCCGTTCCCAAACGCCGGCTTGTCCTTCGGCATAGTAACGCGCGAACTCCGCGAAGCTCGTCGCCAGCGGACCGCTTCTTCCGGTCGGACGAAGCCGCGGATCGACTTCATACAGCCGACCGTATTGTCCGAGATAGGAGGCGACCTTGATGATGCGCTGACCGAGTTCGCCGAAGAAATGTTGATTCGTCGTCGGCTCGCCGCGCCGCGGCCGTCGGATCACCGTCGGCCCATCGGCCTGATAGAGAAATACGAGATCGAGATCGCTCCGATACGTCAGCTCGCGCGCGCCGAGCTTGCCGAGCGCGACGAGTGCGAAGCCGCAGGGAGCGCCGGCCGTGAGCCCCGCCGCTTCGTTCGTTTCGCCGATCGTCGGTTCGCCGAGCTTCTCGACGAGCCGCTCGTATTCCCAACGGACGATCCGCGTCAGGCAGGTCTCCGCCAAATCGGTCAGCACCGAGCCGATTTGCCGCACGTCGTCTTTGCCGAGAATGTCGCGCACGCCGATGCGAAGCAGGCCGGCGTTTTTGAAGCTGTGCAGAATCGGCTCTAAGTCTTCCGCGCCGGCGCACAACTCTTCGAGATGGTCCCGCAGATCGAAACGTGTCGGAAGTTTGTTGAGGACGAGCCCATCCATAAGCTCGTCAATCATACCCGGATTGCCGACGAGGATGCCCGACAGATAAGGGCTCGACGCGCACAATTCGACGTAGAGCTTCATCGACGGCGGATTGAAGCTAAACAGTTCCCAGAGCACCCCTTTGCCGCCGAGCGAATCGCTGACGTGCGCGAGGTTGACGAGCGTCGAATCGGGATCGGGCATCGCCGCGACCGCTTTCAGCAACCGGGGCGCAATCGAAGCGAGGAAGTGTCGGCAACGGCGCGTCGAAAGAAAGCGAATCCGTTCGACGGCCAGCGAATCGAGATTGCGATACGCTTGTTGCGGATCGCGAAAACGATACTTCGCCAGCACCTCGGCGATCTTCTCCGGCGGCGGATCCGGGTCGAGCACGAGATCGACCTCAGGCTCCGTTTCGGCATCTTCTCCGAACGCATCGTGTAGAAGATGGTCGAGAATTTTGCGATTCACGTCGGAACGCTCACGGTATTCAGCCTCGAACGCTTCAAGCGCCGTGCGCTCCGGAGTGTCGAGATAGCCGAGACGAATCGCAAGCCGGCGCAACTCGACGGGATCGTTCGGAACCAAGTGCGTTTGCAGATCGAACATGATCTGCAAACGATGCTCGATTTTGCGAAAAAATGCGTAGTTCTCGGCTAGGAACGTCCGTTCTTGGTGCGTGAGGCAGCCGCACGCTTCGAGTTGTGCAAGCGCTTCGAGCGTGCCGGAGACGCGAACCTTCGGCAGATCGCCCCCGTTGAGCAACTGCAGAAATTGAATCACGAATTCGACGTCGCGAATGCCTCCGCGTCCCGTCTTCACGTTGCGAGCGTCGTGTCCTTCGCGAATCACTCGTTGCTCGATGCGCCGCTTGAGGGCTTTGATGCCCGTGATGTCGGCGAGCCCGAGGTAGCGGCGATAGATCCATGATTCAAGGTACGTGAGAAACTCACGGCCGAGATCGACGTCGCCGGCGCAAGGCCGAGCCTTCACATAGGCTTGGCGTTCCCAGGTGCGGCCGAGGACGTCGTAGTATTGCATGGCGCTTTCGAGATTGCGCACGAGCGGCCCTCGCTCCCCTTCGGGCCGAAGTCGGAGATCGACCCGATAGGCGATTCCAAGCGGCGTCGACTCGGTGAGCAGTCGCGTGACGTCTTGCGCCAGGCGCTCGAAGAATTCCGTATTCGTCGAAAGTCGCGGCGGCCCGGTTTCCGAGGCCGGCGTGCCGAGCGGGAGCGGGCCGCGCCGGGCTTCGGTTTTACCGTCGACATCGTAGAGAAACACGAGATCGACGTCGCTGGAATAATTGAGTTCGTTGCCGCCGAGCTTACCCATTGCCAACACGACGAACCGCGCCGGCTTGCCGTCTGCGCGGCGCGGGATGCCGCGCTTGACTTCGAGCCGGCGACGGGCGAATCGCACCGCGGCATCGATCACGGCGTCGGCCAAGTACGAAATCTGCGCCGTCACGACTTCCAAGCGTTGATTGCGAATGATATCGCCGTACGAAATGCGCAGCGTCTCGCGCCGCTTGAAGCGCCGCAGCGCCGTCATCACGCTCGCTTCATCGGCCAACGAATCGACTTCGGCCCGAAGTTCGCCGATGAGCATCTCTCGCTGCACCGGGCTTCCTTCCGTAAGCCGTAGGAGATCGTAGCTCTCGTTGTCGGCGACGAGCAGGTCGCTCAAGTGCCGGCTCGAGGAAAAGATCTGCAACAGCGTCGGCAGCGCATCGCGGTCGCGCTCGAATAACGCCGCCAGCGACAACGGCGACCTCGCCACACCGAAGAACCGCTCCAAGCTACCGAGCGCAAGATCGGGATCGCTGAGGCGCGGCAGCGTCTCGCCTAGCTGCTCGCAAACTACGCCCATCAGATCGAGCGTTACGCCGAATTCGGCGATGCGCACGAGCACGGCGTGCGCCTGCGCCGGGTCGGCGACACCCCACGTCCGGAGCCATGCTTCGGCCGGCTTTACGTCGTCGAGTCGGCGGCGCAATTCATCGAGATTCATGGTTAAATCGACAGCGAGTAGACCTCGGGCACGACATGCTCGGTCTTCACTTCGCCGAACAACGTGAACGAGTTGGCGTCGTAGATCGTTACCGGAAGGAACCGGCCGATTTGGCGAGGATTGCCGTCGAACACGACGATCCGATCACAGTTCGTCCGGCCGACAAGCTGCAACGGGCCATGATGATGATCATGGTCGCCGTCATCATGGCTTTGCACAGCCTCATCCTCCGCTTGCGGCTTCGCCGACGACTTCGTCAAAGGGAGCGCGCTCGGCGACGTCGCATCTTGCTGCGCCTCGCCGCGGACATGCTTCCGGCTCGGGCCTTCGACGAGAATTTCGACATCACGGCCGATGAACGGCTGGTTGTCTTCGTAGCTGTTCTTATTCTGCACTTCGAGTAGCTCGACGTTACGGCGACGCTTCACTTCTTCCGGCACGTCATCGGGCCAGAGATCGTCGGCCTTCGTCCCTTCGCGTGGGCTGTACTTG contains:
- the glnE gene encoding bifunctional [glutamate--ammonia ligase]-adenylyl-L-tyrosine phosphorylase/[glutamate--ammonia-ligase] adenylyltransferase, which translates into the protein MNLDELRRRLDDVKPAEAWLRTWGVADPAQAHAVLVRIAEFGVTLDLMGVVCEQLGETLPRLSDPDLALGSLERFFGVARSPLSLAALFERDRDALPTLLQIFSSSRHLSDLLVADNESYDLLRLTEGSPVQREMLIGELRAEVDSLADEASVMTALRRFKRRETLRISYGDIIRNQRLEVVTAQISYLADAVIDAAVRFARRRLEVKRGIPRRADGKPARFVVLAMGKLGGNELNYSSDVDLVFLYDVDGKTEARRGPLPLGTPASETGPPRLSTNTEFFERLAQDVTRLLTESTPLGIAYRVDLRLRPEGERGPLVRNLESAMQYYDVLGRTWERQAYVKARPCAGDVDLGREFLTYLESWIYRRYLGLADITGIKALKRRIEQRVIREGHDARNVKTGRGGIRDVEFVIQFLQLLNGGDLPKVRVSGTLEALAQLEACGCLTHQERTFLAENYAFFRKIEHRLQIMFDLQTHLVPNDPVELRRLAIRLGYLDTPERTALEAFEAEYRERSDVNRKILDHLLHDAFGEDAETEPEVDLVLDPDPPPEKIAEVLAKYRFRDPQQAYRNLDSLAVERIRFLSTRRCRHFLASIAPRLLKAVAAMPDPDSTLVNLAHVSDSLGGKGVLWELFSFNPPSMKLYVELCASSPYLSGILVGNPGMIDELMDGLVLNKLPTRFDLRDHLEELCAGAEDLEPILHSFKNAGLLRIGVRDILGKDDVRQIGSVLTDLAETCLTRIVRWEYERLVEKLGEPTIGETNEAAGLTAGAPCGFALVALGKLGARELTYRSDLDLVFLYQADGPTVIRRPRRGEPTTNQHFFGELGQRIIKVASYLGQYGRLYEVDPRLRPTGRSGPLATSFAEFARYYAEGQAGVWERQSLCRARTVYGDKRTAVEALEVVHRAAFDHVWKPEDVAAIGEMRRRLEIDATPENLKRAPGTALDVEFLVQMLQLRYAGNDPSLRVPNTAAAMGALYAAGRMTAADYEFFTAGYGFLRALKSRLRLLSLTARNDLPTDAIELAKLARSLDYGDPEELLSDYRRHTLRIRQRYDQLMAEQTELAPG
- a CDS encoding trypsin-like peptidase domain-containing protein; this encodes MQITVACVDCRKRFLVDDKSLEKDLICPACGSAMKSTMPINTSKPSKSHVKPTADPFWDDLPAAGTVQVAGDTSAKKIMVWGGTAAGLILLLGIGWIVFGGKPKDDAPVVMKQIVPIKQPEQPPVAEVGSAPVFAPRSTAPPIEKEKPRVKMSVADLIQTAGNGVVHLTTFDAHGKPYDVGSGWIIARRHVDQWIEPEVTKEDKPPQGDLWLVATNYHVVAGASGVTIRLRDGTTYKARGLAAFDRNRDLALLALDDAPQKLTVLQTVANPTLRQGEEVLAIGHPSGFDFTTSTGIIGAIRGTKELPEDVTESMHAPDDQQWVQTTAAVVGGNGGGPLLAMTGEVIGIDTWSYNAGSNLAFASHVRHVVELNSAVIETEGKLTKVRVQPFSAAKPIEVPDRIGDKSNWLESDVHDGLARSAKRALAVDWRPTTKGDYFSLQAVATMLTLAAIHRYDMEEIKSIKESLGKRKWDFESEVKQIDRFALENLDEGQWGVFFFGKVRRINPATRRHLWVDLTGRGYVVAVTIPTNQPVPPLKVGDDIAVLGYRIGLAPDNSRLPRGVHNILAGLILPVALPPVPEDTVLQAAYDLAKYDRQEYGFESSARKFADVYERVTPLVGKAPVRWQRINLNSRGRQFDAVRFSVPPGLNGDLVWSFNSPEDAIDEWGVMPVGDFPMRVQGQKFTMRDMPAPALSREESQYLIVQCVTGGLLVPGEDYLLWFTFKNPQPRRIAIAVRVVPTGSFDAANQASLGQAVKDGAAFKPEEITKMLKAMKDKAGGATETKPN
- a CDS encoding VOC family protein; the protein is MSVSHNPVGWFEIPVADMDRAVKFYTQALGFELRVQDMFGAKMAFFPMGDCTSPGISGTLFQAPEIKPSLDGTTIYFHFPSLEPVIKTVEKAGGKIVVPRTSIGEFGFMAKFEDSEGNRIGLHEPPAGAPPTK